From uncultured Campylobacter sp., a single genomic window includes:
- a CDS encoding TIGR00730 family Rossman fold protein: MQLKEILKDIKIARDNLKNVGKSATIFGSARFSEDNRYVKDAQKLCEGLADLGYSIITGGGGGIMQGANRGAFARARTHSVGFNIMLPFEQKSNGFLTQGAKFSAFAPRKGALIENSEIFVIFPGGFGTLDEFFEILVLVQTGFKRAQIYLYDEEFYAPLMEFFRTSLLKSGAINESDLQNFKLCDSVDEILADVRRKENE, translated from the coding sequence ATGCAGTTAAAAGAAATTTTAAAAGACATCAAAATCGCCCGCGACAATCTCAAAAACGTGGGCAAAAGCGCCACGATCTTCGGCTCGGCGCGCTTTAGCGAGGATAATCGTTACGTAAAAGACGCGCAAAAGCTCTGCGAGGGGCTTGCCGATTTAGGATACTCGATCATCACCGGAGGCGGTGGCGGCATTATGCAAGGCGCCAACCGAGGCGCATTTGCGAGAGCAAGAACGCACAGCGTGGGCTTTAACATCATGCTGCCGTTTGAACAAAAAAGCAACGGCTTTTTGACGCAGGGCGCGAAATTTTCGGCATTTGCGCCGCGCAAAGGCGCTCTCATCGAAAACAGCGAAATTTTCGTCATCTTTCCTGGCGGATTTGGGACGCTGGATGAATTTTTTGAAATTTTAGTGCTGGTGCAGACGGGCTTTAAACGCGCGCAGATCTATCTTTACGACGAGGAATTCTACGCGCCGCTAATGGAGTTTTTCCGCACTTCGCTGCTAAAATCTGGCGCGATAAACGAAAGCGATCTGCAAAATTTCAAACTCTGCGACAGCGTGGATGAAATTTTGGCAGATGTGCGACGTAAGGAGAACGAATGA